The following are encoded together in the Panicum virgatum strain AP13 chromosome 6K, P.virgatum_v5, whole genome shotgun sequence genome:
- the LOC120713195 gene encoding uncharacterized protein LOC120713195 produces MGGFEKMADRRWMYLENRLCEEYLSGIKTFIAAADADNMERMVLMIEIYSAVILWVKKSLPNDEADYDNNETTAGHDMSEDELVDIGDNYASIADKMEEMVCDAMSYDGYSIGDFGKLEKMVRDMKTPLYPGCKEKWSKLFTSLKLLQLKATHHWTDRGFKALLDLLSDMLPEENEIPKTTYEPKQTICPLGMEVEKIHACKNDCVLFRGDHADLTECPECGASRYKRRNDGGDEGRVHGAPQKVAWYFSLIPRLRHLFASSKDAKLLRWHMEGRKIDTNIRHPADST; encoded by the exons ATGGGTGGTTTCGAAAAG ATGGCAGACAGGAGGTGGATGTATCTGGAGAACCGTCTATGTGAAGAGTATTTAAGTGGTATAAAGACATTCATTGCCGCAGCAGATGCGGACAA CATGGAGAGGATGGTGTTAATGATCGAGATCTATAGTGCAGTGATCTTATGGGTGAAGAAATCTCTGCCG AATGATGAAGCAGACTATGACAATAATGAGACAACAGCAGGACATGATATGAGTGAGGATGAGCTTGTTGATATTGGTGACAATTATGCTAGCATTGCTGACAAAATGGAGGAGATGGTGTGTGATGCAATGTCATATGATGGGTACAGTATTGGGGATTTTGGGAAATTGGAAAAGATGGTGAGAGATATGAAGACCCCACTCTATCCAGGCTGCAAGGAGAAGTGGTCAAAACTCTTCACATCACTAAAACTTCTACAGCTAAAGGCCACACATCACTGGACTGATCGCGGCTTCAAGGCATTGTTAGATTTGCTAAGCGACATGCTTCCGGAGGAGAATGAGATACCCAAGACCACTTATGAGCCGAAGCAGACTATTTGCCCTTTGGGGATGGAAGTTGAGAAAATCCATGCTTGTAAGAACGACTGCGTCCTATTCCGTGGTGACCATGCAGATCTCACTGAATGCCCAGAGTGTGGAGCCTCTCGTTACAAACGAAGGAATGACGGGGGTGATGAGGGAAGGGTGCACGGAGCTCCTCAGAAGGTAGCATGGTATTTTTCATTAATACCTCGCCTAAGGCATTTGTTTGCATCAAGCAAGGATGCAAAGCTTTTGCGTTGGCACATGGAAGGGCGCAAGATAGATACTAATATACGCCACCCGGCGGATTCAACATAG